The DNA segment CTTCGAGACGCTGGCGGGAACGTTCGACCTCATCCTGTGCACGGTCTCGGCCGAGATCGACTGGAATGCCTATCTTGGCCTGCTCAAGGTCGATGGCACGCTGGTGCTCTTGGGGATTCCGGAAAAGCCGGTGCCGGTCCATGCCTTCTCGCTCGTTCCGTCGCGCCGCAGCATTGCCGGCTCGATGATCGGTTCGATCAAGGAAACCCAGGAAATGCTCGATTTCTGCGGCGAGCACAATATCGTCTCGGAAATCGAACTGATCCGCATGGATCAGGTCAACGAGGCCTATGAGCGCGTTCTGAAGAGCGACGTGCGCTACCGCTTCGTCATCGACATGGCGACGCTGTAAAGCTTTGAGAAGAAAAGGCCGGCAGGTTCGTCCCGCCGGCCTTTTTAGTATCAATTGAGAATCAAAGGGCTATTTGACTTCGGTCAGGACTTCGGTGCCGGAGCCATCTTTGCCGGTAATCGTCCAGGCGCCGTTCAGTATGCCATCGCCCTTGACCTGGTAGACGATCAGCCCCATGGCATCGTCCAGAACGTAAGCGGCCGCGAACGCATCGCCGTTCAGCATGCACACGCCGGTCGATTTGACGCCGGCGGTCTCCCATTCGATGATGCAGGTGGTTTCGCTGGCCAGCGTGATTTCAGCTGTGCCGGAATAGCTGGATCCGTCGAGATTGGTGCCTTCGACGGTATATTTGCCGGCATTGACGGTTTGCGCATGCGCGGTGGAAGCGGCCGCCAGCAAAAGTGCTGCCGCGAAAATGATCTTTTTCATGGGTCCCCTCAAAAAAATGGCTCGATGATCGAGCGCATTTTAGCCTATGCGCAATTGGTACCGTTTGAAAAGAACCAAAATTGTGGTGATCGGGGTCAGGCGAGCGGCAGCGGCCCGTCGTTCTTGATCTCTTCCATGACCGCATAGGTGCGCGTCTCCTTGACGCCCGGAAGCGTCCAGAGCACCTGGCCGAGGAAGTTGCGATAGGCGTTCATGTCCTCAAAGCGGGTCTTGACGAGATAGTCGAAACCGCCGGCCACCATATGGCATTCGAGCACCGACGGCGCCTGTTTGACCGCAACCGCAAATTTGTCGAAGACTTCGGGCGTCGTCTTGTCGAGCATGACCTCGATGAAAACGAGAAGACCAAAGCCCAGCTTGTGCGGATCGAGCCGCGCACCGAAACCAGAGACATAGCCTTCCTTCAGCAAGCGGCGCAGCCGCTCGCTGGTGGCCGTCGGCGAAAGGCCGATGCGGTCGGCCAGTTCCAGATTGGTGATCCGGCCGTCCGCCTGCAGGATGTTGAGAATCCGCCGGTCGATTTTGTCTATCTCATGCATCGGATGTCCCACCCTTTCAGTGACGGCTTACGCCGCCAGCCGCATTTCGGCGAGTTTCACCCAATAGGAGATGCCATGCGGGATCGCCTCGTCGTTGAAGTCGTA comes from the Pararhizobium qamdonense genome and includes:
- a CDS encoding Lrp/AsnC ligand binding domain-containing protein, which encodes MHEIDKIDRRILNILQADGRITNLELADRIGLSPTATSERLRRLLKEGYVSGFGARLDPHKLGFGLLVFIEVMLDKTTPEVFDKFAVAVKQAPSVLECHMVAGGFDYLVKTRFEDMNAYRNFLGQVLWTLPGVKETRTYAVMEEIKNDGPLPLA